In Pseudomonas fluorescens, the following are encoded in one genomic region:
- a CDS encoding DUF1302 domain-containing protein, translating into MIKKRSATAGVRQRLLRLGHTRPQPLALAILAVLTGPTYATTFDLNEDWSLSTKTSLSLGSSWSTQNPDKSLMTRANALQAQGVNANGTSVSADDNRLNFEKGDSISQLFKGLTDVSLDGQGQGAFIRFKYWYDHAYETGNGRFKDFDDSGWDDLAKFKGFEVLDAYVWKDFQVAEHPLSVKGGNQVLSWGEALLIQNGINVINPLDISAFNRPGVEIKEGQLPVEMISFSFGLTDSTNLEGFYQYNWRPSVLDGCGTFFASSDVIQPGCGPLFLSQVQTDQQMQAAGLFATSRGNESPSDNGQFGFALRQMIPALNDAEAAIYYINYHSRLPYFTINARNTALPGTFPGGIQGPSYAAAFPENIHLYGISLNGVEPVTGISLAGELSYRPNMPIGINAPDVNVAVISGPGGSSWVQLPPGFSTTNGSQFDAWERKGVWQLTGSATQAIDNVLGATRLSLFGEVGVVHIDDLGDERLGRNAAFGRSAPRNGTPCNTVASGVTNQYCTDKGFATDWSWGYRLRASLEYSDVLPGINLIPAVNWRHDISGYSYDPQGPFQEGQQALGVSLTGVYMNDYSVELAYNAFFGSNDYSTLDDRDFASVSFKADF; encoded by the coding sequence ATGATAAAAAAACGCTCGGCCACAGCCGGAGTCCGCCAACGGCTTCTCCGGCTTGGCCATACCCGCCCGCAACCCCTTGCGCTGGCGATTCTTGCCGTACTGACGGGGCCAACGTACGCCACCACATTCGATCTCAACGAAGACTGGAGCCTGTCGACCAAGACCAGCCTGAGCCTGGGCAGCAGCTGGTCGACGCAAAACCCCGACAAAAGCCTGATGACCCGCGCCAACGCCTTGCAGGCCCAGGGCGTGAACGCCAATGGCACCAGCGTCAGCGCCGACGACAACCGGCTGAATTTCGAGAAGGGCGACTCCATCTCGCAACTCTTCAAGGGCCTCACCGATGTCAGTCTCGATGGCCAGGGCCAGGGCGCGTTCATTCGCTTCAAATACTGGTACGACCACGCCTATGAAACCGGCAATGGCCGCTTCAAGGATTTCGACGATTCAGGCTGGGACGACCTGGCCAAGTTCAAGGGCTTCGAGGTGCTCGATGCGTACGTCTGGAAAGACTTCCAGGTGGCCGAGCATCCGCTGAGCGTGAAGGGCGGCAACCAGGTGTTGTCCTGGGGCGAAGCGCTGCTGATCCAGAACGGTATCAATGTGATCAACCCGCTGGACATCTCGGCATTCAACCGTCCCGGCGTGGAAATCAAGGAAGGCCAGTTGCCGGTGGAGATGATCTCCTTCAGCTTCGGCTTGACCGACAGCACCAACCTCGAAGGTTTCTACCAGTACAACTGGCGCCCCAGCGTACTCGACGGTTGCGGCACTTTCTTCGCCAGCAGCGATGTGATCCAGCCGGGTTGCGGGCCGCTGTTCCTGAGTCAGGTACAGACCGATCAACAGATGCAGGCCGCCGGTTTGTTCGCCACGTCCCGGGGCAACGAGTCGCCGTCCGACAACGGCCAGTTCGGTTTCGCCCTGCGCCAGATGATCCCGGCGCTCAACGATGCGGAAGCGGCGATCTACTACATCAACTATCACTCGCGGTTGCCGTATTTCACCATTAACGCCAGGAACACCGCCTTGCCCGGCACCTTCCCCGGTGGCATCCAGGGGCCGAGCTATGCGGCGGCTTTCCCGGAAAACATTCACCTGTACGGCATCAGCCTCAACGGCGTCGAGCCTGTCACCGGGATTTCCCTGGCCGGTGAGTTGAGCTACCGGCCGAACATGCCGATCGGGATCAACGCGCCCGACGTCAACGTCGCCGTGATTTCAGGGCCAGGGGGCAGTTCCTGGGTGCAGTTGCCGCCCGGTTTCAGCACCACCAATGGCAGCCAGTTCGATGCGTGGGAACGCAAGGGTGTCTGGCAGCTGACCGGTTCGGCCACCCAGGCCATCGACAACGTGCTGGGCGCCACGCGCCTGAGCCTGTTCGGTGAAGTCGGGGTCGTGCACATCGACGATCTCGGCGACGAGCGCCTGGGCCGTAACGCCGCGTTCGGCCGCAGCGCCCCGCGCAACGGCACGCCGTGCAACACGGTGGCTTCCGGTGTGACCAACCAATACTGCACCGACAAGGGCTTTGCCACCGATTGGTCGTGGGGTTATCGCCTGCGCGCCAGCCTCGAATACAGCGATGTGTTGCCGGGCATCAACCTGATTCCGGCCGTCAACTGGCGGCATGACATCTCGGGCTATTCCTACGATCCGCAAGGGCCGTTCCAGGAAGGCCAGCAAGCGCTGGGCGTGAGCCTGACCGGCGTCTACATGAACGATTACAGCGTGGAACTGGCCTACAACGCGTTCTTCGGTTCCAACGACTACAGCACCCTCGACGACCGCGATTTCGCATCCGTCAGCTTCAAGGCAGACTTCTAA
- a CDS encoding DUF1329 domain-containing protein, producing the protein MRMQLCVLALACTVGLAQAKGTESAALGKTLTPMGSEMAANADGSIPAWTGGLASNAGTVDSKGGYSDPYAAEKPLFTVTAKNVAQYEKFLSPGQVALFKRFPDTYKMNIYPSHRSANLPKEVLAASRENVAKTSMADGGNGLHDYARGIPFPLPTEGLEVMWNHMTRYRGGSYERISSAALVRENGATSYVRNQSLINFADTVGGLEPNSNILFMFKSRVLEPARLSGEAVLVQEPIDQVAEPRSAWQYLPGQRRVRRAPMIAYDNSARYSNGLITADNIDGYNGAPDRFDWKLVGKQELFIPYNSYKIGSRDLKYDAVIKPNHVNQDLARYEKHRVWVVEATLKPDARHIYAKRRFYVDEDSWQIAQSDQYDSRGELWRSGELHAIQQYDHGFTYNVLETSYDLISGRYYAGGLANEETEPMRVGFAAKTDDYTPSDLRRWAK; encoded by the coding sequence ATGCGTATGCAATTGTGCGTGCTGGCCCTGGCCTGCACCGTCGGCCTGGCCCAGGCCAAAGGCACCGAATCGGCGGCACTGGGCAAGACCCTGACCCCCATGGGCTCGGAAATGGCAGCCAATGCCGACGGCAGCATTCCGGCCTGGACCGGCGGCCTGGCGAGCAACGCCGGCACCGTCGACAGCAAGGGCGGATACAGCGATCCGTATGCCGCCGAGAAACCCTTGTTCACCGTCACCGCGAAGAACGTGGCGCAGTACGAGAAGTTTCTCAGCCCGGGCCAAGTCGCGTTGTTCAAGCGCTTTCCCGACACCTACAAGATGAACATCTACCCGAGCCATCGCAGCGCCAACCTGCCCAAGGAGGTGCTGGCGGCCAGTCGTGAGAACGTCGCCAAGACCAGCATGGCCGATGGCGGCAACGGCTTGCACGACTATGCCCGGGGCATTCCGTTTCCGTTGCCCACCGAAGGCCTGGAGGTGATGTGGAACCACATGACCCGTTATCGCGGCGGCAGCTACGAGCGCATCAGCAGCGCCGCGCTGGTGCGTGAAAACGGCGCCACCAGCTACGTGCGCAACCAGTCGTTGATCAACTTCGCCGACACCGTGGGCGGGCTGGAGCCCAACTCGAACATCCTGTTCATGTTCAAGAGCCGGGTGCTGGAACCGGCGCGTCTGTCCGGCGAGGCGGTGCTGGTGCAAGAGCCGATCGACCAGGTCGCCGAGCCGCGTTCGGCCTGGCAATACCTGCCGGGGCAACGTCGCGTGCGTCGTGCGCCGATGATCGCCTACGACAACAGCGCCCGTTACAGCAATGGCCTGATCACCGCCGACAACATCGACGGCTACAACGGCGCGCCGGACCGTTTCGACTGGAAACTGGTGGGCAAGCAGGAGCTGTTCATTCCTTACAACAGCTACAAGATCGGCAGCCGCGACCTCAAGTACGACGCCGTGATCAAGCCCAACCACGTCAATCAGGACCTGGCCCGCTACGAGAAGCATCGCGTGTGGGTGGTGGAGGCGACCCTCAAGCCTGATGCGCGGCATATCTACGCCAAGCGCCGGTTCTATGTGGATGAGGACAGTTGGCAGATCGCCCAGTCGGACCAGTACGACAGCCGCGGTGAACTGTGGCGCAGCGGTGAACTGCACGCGATCCAACAGTACGACCACGGCTTCACCTACAACGTGCTGGAAAC